In Dissulfurirhabdus thermomarina, one genomic interval encodes:
- a CDS encoding phosphate ABC transporter substrate-binding protein — protein MKRHIPTLFLLAAAAALLAAAAGPARAGQEARYLTVKGSDTMVHLASTWAEAFMKAHPGVEVSVTGGGSGTGIAALLNGTTDICAASRAIRPRELQLAARRGIQPVATVVARDAIAVVVNPANPVSTLTLEQLRKIFTGAVTRWNQVGGPDAPILVLSRDNSSGTFVFFLEHVLQKEDYTPRARFMPATSAIVQAAAADRWAIGYVGLGYAVEAKGRVKTVRIRKDAAAPAVAPSEAAVRDGSYPIARPLRFYTNGAPRGLAKAFVDFCLGPEGQRIVRETGYVPVR, from the coding sequence ATGAAGAGGCATATCCCGACACTGTTCCTGCTGGCCGCCGCGGCCGCGCTCCTCGCCGCGGCCGCCGGTCCCGCCCGCGCGGGGCAGGAGGCCCGCTACCTCACGGTGAAGGGCTCCGACACCATGGTGCACCTTGCCAGCACCTGGGCCGAGGCCTTCATGAAGGCCCACCCGGGCGTGGAGGTCTCGGTCACGGGCGGGGGCTCGGGCACGGGGATCGCCGCGCTCCTGAACGGCACCACAGACATCTGCGCGGCCTCGCGCGCCATCCGGCCCCGGGAACTCCAGCTGGCCGCCCGGCGCGGGATCCAGCCCGTGGCCACCGTGGTGGCCCGGGACGCCATCGCCGTGGTGGTGAACCCGGCGAACCCCGTCTCCACCCTCACCCTGGAGCAGCTTCGGAAGATCTTCACCGGGGCCGTGACCCGCTGGAACCAGGTGGGCGGCCCCGACGCCCCCATCCTCGTCCTCTCCCGCGACAACAGCTCCGGGACCTTCGTCTTCTTCCTGGAGCACGTCCTCCAGAAGGAGGACTACACCCCCCGGGCCCGGTTCATGCCCGCCACCTCGGCCATCGTCCAGGCCGCGGCGGCCGACCGCTGGGCCATCGGCTACGTGGGCCTGGGCTACGCGGTGGAGGCCAAGGGGCGGGTGAAGACCGTGCGCATCCGGAAGGACGCGGCCGCCCCGGCGGTGGCGCCCTCCGAGGCCGCCGTGCGCGACGGGAGCTACCCCATCGCCCGCCCGCTCCGCTTCTACACCAACGGGGCGCCCCGGGGCCTGGCCAAGGCCTTCGTGGACTTCTGCCTGGGGCCCGAGGGCCAGCGGATCGTCCGCGAGACGGGGTACGTGCCGGTCCGGTAG